One region of Carya illinoinensis cultivar Pawnee chromosome 8, C.illinoinensisPawnee_v1, whole genome shotgun sequence genomic DNA includes:
- the LOC122318279 gene encoding transcription factor PHYTOCHROME INTERACTING FACTOR-LIKE 15-like isoform X2, with protein MSGDDFVEMVWENGQILMRDRSGRTFKAREWRSRYALYPSNAQAEDGGNMHRKRARLETTYSTLKDTTSLDCRDSDLHFPDNDSSQTGYHSKSSSDLYQHLKLEANRSKGDDKNSTNPQINGRGPDNANFRPSNASSFHCQELDTLLGPREKNPRKTPESIAGLHISNSMEHDLNLNTKTGTVMNFSYLRPEVLLKASTPVLARVQEMKSSNDERPPLGSRNPRESTMIWQASGSKRSATGPENQPEKELTPPVAETQESLPHEQHPEAFCNTRINLHNSHDQLPDQTSSALAANTPKGKPAVTSFSVCSLEASNDPTYSLRTYEDHTEESEYHLSPPISIALRSCPTSLQKVGEPESCFKKQAPARSCGGGKRSRTTEVHSLSEKRHREKVKEKMRVLKGLIPNCDKIMSMGNNGAYHVPSTMLPAGMQHFMNAVPHLTYFSPMGAGMYMGMGCSPLYPPNSQVGATALPGITGNSNQLMHGFLGQPFPMPISDASFLPSLGRLSAGQSVRSGPACPLWSLPFTRIDQQDMLAHVHRYP; from the exons AT GTCTGGGGATGACTTTGTGGAGATGGTATGGGAAAATGGTCAGATTCTTATGCGAGATCGCTCGGGTAGAACGTTCAAGGCTAGAGAATGGAGGTCTCGTTACGCTTTATATCCTTCCAATGCTCAGGCAGAAGATGGGGGAAACATGCACAGAAAGAGAGCAAGGCTAGAAACCACGTATTCGACTTTGAAAGACACCACTTCCTTAGATTGCAGGGATTCTGATCTGCACTTTCCTGATAATGATTCTTCACAAACTGGATATCATTCTAAATCATCTTCCGATCTGTATCAACACCTAAAGTTGGAAGCTAATAGAAGTAAGGGCGATGATAAGAATTCCACAAATCCCCAGATAAATGGTCGAGGACCAGACAATGCAAATTTCAGACCTAGTAATGCATCTTCCTTCCATTGCCAAGAATTGGACACGCTCCTAGGCCCAAGAGAAAAGAACCCAAGGAAGACCCCAGAGTCAATAGCCGGACTGCACATATCAAACTCTATGGAGCATGATTTAAACCTTAATACGAAAACCGGGACCGTGATGAACTTCTCCTACTTACGACCCGAAGTTCTTCTTAAAGCTAGTACTCCAGTTTTAGCACGAGTTCAGGAGATGAAAAGTAGCAACGATGAGAGGCCTCCTCTAGGTAGTAGAAACCCTCGTGAGTCAACAATGATTTGGCAGGCTAGCGGTTCAAAAAGATCAGCCACAGGTCCTGAGAATCAACCTGAAAAGGAGCTAACTCCACCTGTTGCCGAGACACAAGAGTCACTCCCTCATGAGCAGCACCCTGAAGCTTTTTGCAATACAAGGATTAACTTGCATAATTCCCACGACCAACTTCCAGATCAAACCTCAAGCGCCTTAGCAGCAAATACACCAAAAGGAAAGCCAGCCGTGACATCTTTTTCAGTATGCTCACTTGAAGCTTCGAATGATCCAACGTATTCTTTGAGGACATATGAGGATCACACTGAGGAGTCGGAATATCATTTATCCCCGCCTATCTCCATTGCTTTAAGAAGCTGTCCAACTTCACTGCAGAAGGTTGGAGAACCGGAGTCATGTTTTAAAAAACAGGCGCCAGCCCGTAGCTGTGGTGGTGGCAAGAGAAGCCGAACTACCGAAGTTCATAGTTTATCTGAAAAG AGGCATAGAGAAAAGGTTAAAGAAAAGATGCGTGTATTGAAGGGACTGATACCCAACTGCGATAAG ATTATGTCAATGGGAAATAATGGTGCGTATCATGTGCCTTCAACTATGTTACCTGCTGGGATGCAACATTTCATGAATGCAGTACCGCATTTGACATATTTCTCTCCCATGGGTGCTGGGATGTACATGGGAATGGGTTGCAGCCCATTATATCCCCCTAATTCACAAGTAGGAGCCACTGCTCTTCCTGGGATCACAGGAAACAGCAATCAATTAATGCATGGATTTCTTGGTCAACCATTTCCGATGCCAATTTCAGATGCATCCTTCCTTCCTTCGCTTGGAAGGCTGTCTGCCGGCCAATCAGTTCGATCTGGGCCGGCCTGTCCTCTCTGGAGCCTCCCCTTTACAAGAATTGATCAGCAAGACATGTTGGCTCATGTACACCGGTACCCTTAG
- the LOC122318279 gene encoding transcription factor PIF3-like isoform X1, with amino-acid sequence MSGDDFVEMVWENGQILMRDRSGRTFKAREWRSRYALYPSNAQAEDGGNMHRKRARLETTYSTLKDTTSLDCRDSDLHFPDNDSSQTGYHSKSSSDLYQHLKLEANRSKGDDKNSTNPQINGRGPDNANFRPSNASSFHCQELDTLLGPREKNPRKTPESIAGLHISNSMEHDLNLNTKTGTVMNFSYLRPEVLLKASTPVLARVQEMKSSNDERPPLGSRNPRESTMIWQASGSKRSATGPENQPEKELTPPVAETQESLPHEQHPEAFCNTRINLHNSHDQLPDQTSSALAANTPKGKPAVTSFSVCSLEASNDPTYSLRTYEDHTEESEYHLSPPISIALRSCPTSLQKVGEPESCFKKQAPARSCGGGKRSRTTEVHSLSEKRHREKVKEKMRVLKGLIPNCDKVDKVSMLDEAIEYLKTLQLQLQIMSMGNNGAYHVPSTMLPAGMQHFMNAVPHLTYFSPMGAGMYMGMGCSPLYPPNSQVGATALPGITGNSNQLMHGFLGQPFPMPISDASFLPSLGRLSAGQSVRSGPACPLWSLPFTRIDQQDMLAHVHRYP; translated from the exons AT GTCTGGGGATGACTTTGTGGAGATGGTATGGGAAAATGGTCAGATTCTTATGCGAGATCGCTCGGGTAGAACGTTCAAGGCTAGAGAATGGAGGTCTCGTTACGCTTTATATCCTTCCAATGCTCAGGCAGAAGATGGGGGAAACATGCACAGAAAGAGAGCAAGGCTAGAAACCACGTATTCGACTTTGAAAGACACCACTTCCTTAGATTGCAGGGATTCTGATCTGCACTTTCCTGATAATGATTCTTCACAAACTGGATATCATTCTAAATCATCTTCCGATCTGTATCAACACCTAAAGTTGGAAGCTAATAGAAGTAAGGGCGATGATAAGAATTCCACAAATCCCCAGATAAATGGTCGAGGACCAGACAATGCAAATTTCAGACCTAGTAATGCATCTTCCTTCCATTGCCAAGAATTGGACACGCTCCTAGGCCCAAGAGAAAAGAACCCAAGGAAGACCCCAGAGTCAATAGCCGGACTGCACATATCAAACTCTATGGAGCATGATTTAAACCTTAATACGAAAACCGGGACCGTGATGAACTTCTCCTACTTACGACCCGAAGTTCTTCTTAAAGCTAGTACTCCAGTTTTAGCACGAGTTCAGGAGATGAAAAGTAGCAACGATGAGAGGCCTCCTCTAGGTAGTAGAAACCCTCGTGAGTCAACAATGATTTGGCAGGCTAGCGGTTCAAAAAGATCAGCCACAGGTCCTGAGAATCAACCTGAAAAGGAGCTAACTCCACCTGTTGCCGAGACACAAGAGTCACTCCCTCATGAGCAGCACCCTGAAGCTTTTTGCAATACAAGGATTAACTTGCATAATTCCCACGACCAACTTCCAGATCAAACCTCAAGCGCCTTAGCAGCAAATACACCAAAAGGAAAGCCAGCCGTGACATCTTTTTCAGTATGCTCACTTGAAGCTTCGAATGATCCAACGTATTCTTTGAGGACATATGAGGATCACACTGAGGAGTCGGAATATCATTTATCCCCGCCTATCTCCATTGCTTTAAGAAGCTGTCCAACTTCACTGCAGAAGGTTGGAGAACCGGAGTCATGTTTTAAAAAACAGGCGCCAGCCCGTAGCTGTGGTGGTGGCAAGAGAAGCCGAACTACCGAAGTTCATAGTTTATCTGAAAAG AGGCATAGAGAAAAGGTTAAAGAAAAGATGCGTGTATTGAAGGGACTGATACCCAACTGCGATAAG GTGGATAAAGTTTCCATGCTTGATGAGGCCATCGAGTATCTGAAAACCCTACAGCTTCAACTACAG ATTATGTCAATGGGAAATAATGGTGCGTATCATGTGCCTTCAACTATGTTACCTGCTGGGATGCAACATTTCATGAATGCAGTACCGCATTTGACATATTTCTCTCCCATGGGTGCTGGGATGTACATGGGAATGGGTTGCAGCCCATTATATCCCCCTAATTCACAAGTAGGAGCCACTGCTCTTCCTGGGATCACAGGAAACAGCAATCAATTAATGCATGGATTTCTTGGTCAACCATTTCCGATGCCAATTTCAGATGCATCCTTCCTTCCTTCGCTTGGAAGGCTGTCTGCCGGCCAATCAGTTCGATCTGGGCCGGCCTGTCCTCTCTGGAGCCTCCCCTTTACAAGAATTGATCAGCAAGACATGTTGGCTCATGTACACCGGTACCCTTAG